From Candidatus Peregrinibacteria bacterium, the proteins below share one genomic window:
- a CDS encoding DUF4065 domain-containing protein — MTSKTLNIFELRKKIGMSQSDLAMRLGISRPTLIKIEKGERPLTLGEREKVQEIFDTVQESEHKASDMRIDIPQKNLKKFKEVLLYILEKVGGKPNVGLTVLYKLLYFIDFDYYEKFEEQLMGLTYMKNHHGPTPKEFIKVLEEMKQNGEIEEVNSKYFTYDQRKYLPRRNANLSILTGRELEHIDLVLVKLSDKSGKELSEYSHGDVPWMTHELGEEIKYESVFYRNDPYSVRRYEDDI, encoded by the coding sequence ATGACCTCCAAAACCTTGAATATTTTCGAGCTTCGGAAAAAAATCGGCATGTCGCAATCAGATCTTGCCATGCGTCTTGGTATTTCGCGTCCCACGCTCATCAAAATTGAGAAAGGAGAAAGACCGCTGACTCTTGGCGAACGAGAGAAAGTACAAGAAATTTTTGATACAGTTCAAGAATCAGAGCACAAAGCTTCTGATATGCGTATTGATATTCCGCAAAAAAATCTCAAGAAATTCAAAGAGGTTCTCCTCTACATTCTTGAAAAAGTCGGTGGAAAGCCAAATGTTGGGCTCACCGTTCTCTACAAACTGCTGTATTTCATCGATTTTGATTATTACGAAAAGTTTGAAGAACAACTTATGGGCTTAACATACATGAAAAATCATCATGGTCCGACGCCAAAGGAATTTATAAAAGTTCTGGAAGAAATGAAACAAAATGGAGAAATTGAAGAAGTGAATAGCAAATATTTTACGTACGATCAACGAAAATATCTCCCACGGAGAAATGCAAATCTTTCCATTCTCACGGGAAGAGAACTGGAGCATATTGATCTCGTGCTTGTAAAACTTTCCGATAAATCAGGAAAGGAACTCAGTGAATATTCTCACGGCGATGTTCCGTGGATGACGCACGAATTGGGAGAAGAAATTAAATATGAAAGCGTGTTTTACCGAAATGATCCTTATTCCGTGCGCCGATATGAAGATGATATTTAG